The DNA window TCGGTATGTTGATGTCCTGTTGTCCTCTGTCTAGTTCTCGCTTTTCagagtattttgatagtttgtgGTAGGCTATGAAATCTGTGCCCTACCCATGTTGTTGCTTCTACAATGAGCGTGGAACAGAcgattttagaaattatatatattttatgtagatAGAGGTTAAACTACTTAGTAAATTTAAAATGTCATACTTTTATTACTAAACTGCTGAAAAGACAACGAAAGATGTTACAAcaacttttgatatttttgattTCGTGTAGAGTTGCGTTAGTATTTGTGGCTTTCATTAAACTCATTACTAGGTTGAAATTTTATCTCTGAagttgttattttccattttttctccggACAGCAACCGAGTTTCTGCAAATCAGATCAGTTCTACTCTTTATCTCTGAAGTATCTTCGTGGTGTTTGCTCAACCTTGGATGAGGCAGGATACACCGTTTTGGACGACGGAGACGTATCATCCCTCACAAACACATTCGGTGAATTCATCACCAAAGACTCAGGTTCCTCTAAACCCAGGGTCACTGCGAAACCCCGAATTTCATCGAGTAAACCCACCCTCCTCTCCTTCAAGCCATCTCGGAGGCCGCCCAAGATCACCCCAGCTGGAACTTCTTTACTGCCCAGTCCCGAAATCGGGGCTCCAGTCATGAAAATGGAAAACGCAAGTGTCTACCAAAATCCCATTATTATTGGACAGTCTGTGGTGGCCAATCACCACCCAGCTCTCAACGAAGTAGACCCAAGGCAACCTGTCCTCGCCTTGGCGCCTACTCACATGAACGCCTTTTCAACGCCACTGATAACTGTCAATGGTTCAACGACAATGTTGGGCTTCGTTGCTGGGTGAGTTAACGCCTCTTATTTTGCCAAGCATATTAATAAGAACATATATACACCTGTTAATGAGCAGAGGCCGAAAGCCTTGTCAGTTTAGAACTTGAATTTATTATAGCAGCGCCGAATATGTTTATTTAAGAATATCAGAAAAGGAAACACTGAAATCATTTTGTTTGCCCTCATCGGTATAATCATAAAGAACTAGAAGaaccaaaaagaaagatagataggcTTTCAATTTTGACATAATACTTACTTTGAAAATCGTTGAAAATTTGGCAAAATAATTCAGCTTTTAAGGTACATTCAAACATAGACGATGCCTGATGTACCTCATTAAGTTAGTTAGGCAGGCTCCAATTAGAGAAATCACCGGGAAGGAAATGGTAGAAATGATTCAATtggtaatattttattaataaaaatagaagcaAATAAATATGACGCGTTTGTTAAACCTGATAACAATATTCATTGCATAGAAAAACGAAAATGGGGTCAATCAGTGTCATCTTTTTTCAGGATGTTTCCTACCCACCACTTCGGCAAGCGCTCGACAGATTCCGATAACCAGGGGAGGGAATCGACGTCCAGACATGGAAGGTGCCTGGAAACTCCTTTCACATTTTAGTTGATcatcagaaagaaaatatatattaaatatctttaGCTTGAGGTCATTAGCCATTTAGGGAACAAAATTCAATAAGCCACATTAGAAAGATAACTATCTTGGTCGACAATTTACCATTAGTTAAAGCGAGGAACAATACATGCATTcagaaacacacacgcacacacgcaaacacacacagacacacacgcatacacacacacacatataattatatattatatatatatatatatatatatatatatatatatatatatatatatatatatatatatatatatatatatatatatatatatatatatatatatatatatatatatatatatatatgtttgtcactAATTTTGCTCTTGCCATCATATATATGGGAAACATCACTGGGAGCAATCAACACAGTCATGCGTGTGGTAGAAATACATTTCTACTTTACACCGGAATCAAACTTAAGACTTTCAGGAGAAAGAGCTCTGCTGACATGCAGGTCAtggaagaagttggaacccaagtacCATACGTGTACAGTATTTGAGGTTTTGCCTGGGTAGGCCGCAAACCtcgcataccagcgagttttacccaacttctcaGCCCACCAGTGACTTATTTGatatcatttcattcgaattaaccCTTCTGAGTGAAGGAAATTATATGTGGTAAATGCCCTTACCTTAACCGGGATTCGAATGTATGTATTTCATGTACCAACTTCGAAGTTTTCGCAACGTATAGTGAATCTCatatattcatgaatttattttttatcgtaaaaaataatgcacacacacaaatatatatatatatgtatatatatacacatacacacatatatatgtagaatctactggtcactttttacaagatacatatgtaattgtagggcattgtggctattacaattacacacacacacacacacacacacacatatatatatatatatatatataatatatataaatatatatatatatatatatatataaatatatatatatatatatatatatatatatatatatatatatatatatatatatatatatactagccagtttccatatacagtatattcgcTAACTTCCTAAGTTTTAAAAAGGCAACATCCGTTCCACGAATTTGCTAAGCAACTTTATAATAGGAAGAAGTAACTTACCATAACTCTAGTTACTATAGATAGAAAGTTTTGACGCGTGACATGATTTGTGATTACAGTGTATCATCTGAGGGCGCCGCCCGAGCACCAAGGCATCACCGGAGGAAGAGGTCTCCATTGCCCTTCGCCTCTCCGGGCAACGTCATCGAGCCTGGCCTCACAAGTTGCAGAGCGGGAGCCATCCGCGATATCAACGCGAAATGCCGTAACACGTAAGACTTTTTCTCATCCGATGGTATAATGAATCGCAGTATTTTACTGCTGCTGCAGGATTTGATTGGTCACACCATTGATGGTGATGATAGGCACTCAAAGATTTCTAGTTTGTATAGTAGAGGCTGGAATAAATACATCTGCGTTTGATTATGATATTTCAAGTTGAAGTCCAAAACTAACCAGTagttatatttgaattttataatgaatatgcAGTATATCATTGTTGCTGTGTATAACGCTTTGTTATTGTTTGTCATTGTCCCCGCAGAGTTTTGCCGAGCAGATTCCCGCCATCAAGACCAACTCGCGACGTCTCTCCTACAAAGCCCAGCCCATCTTGCCCAGGAGTAAGGACGGAAGGAATTTCTTTCTCGTATATTTGACAAAATTCCCTGGCAGCTAAACCTCTATTGTTATTGccaataagaaaaaatcaaactagAAATAATACCTTAAGATTTGCGTATGTGAAATCACAATATGGAACTTTTACGCTTAGCCGTTATCGATCGTCATCTCCTCTCACTTTAGATAATGAACCGATTCACCTGAAGTATGTATAACAAGAATATTTGCGGAagggaagtaattttttttatcttatagcgggtcatcatatacatatatatgattaaactCATCATATAATTTCATTCCAGGTTTAGTCATAATTTCCACATCCAATTAACTTTGGAATATTTATGTTCTCACGTTGTAAATATTCCATATTTCTTAAGAGATCACGAATGAAGCAGCGACATAAGAGCATGCTATATGTTTTTATAGTTATTGTTATGCAGATCTTTAATGTGAGCATCGTCTTTTGACTTTCAGGGCGGCTACTGGGGTCTTGGCCGCACGTGCTCCTCCAGCAGCAGCGGCGTTGCCTCCGTCATTAATCGCTTGGGGCTCGGATAAATTCACAGCGGCCCAGTCTCGATAGTTTTAGGGATCTCTCGAAAGTTCATTTTCTGCATCAACAAAGGAACGATCTGCTGATCATCAGCAGTATGGTTCTCTCTTTATAATTGATATGCTTCGTATATTATATCCTTATGTAAGGTACtaagtacatttatatattttggaaataagaTTTCTAGCTATTATATCAGATTGATAGGTCCTGCCCCATTCATGTGTTAGCATCATGTAAGTTACTTAGAGTTATCATTCACCAAAATACTGGCCTCCTTTGTTCTGATTAACGAGCAGTTATATCAGACTTTGTCGTCACGTCATAGGTATCCCTTTTACCCTTAGGACTTTCAGCCTTTCCGAAAGTTTCGCGCTCTCTTCGATTCATTGATTAGCGTAGAGCTCAACAATTCCAAGTAGGAGGTAGCGTTACCTACGCCTTGGAGACGTCTTACCTTCCAGTATCTCTCTTAAACAGCCAGTGCCATATTATATATGAACGTCATTCTAAAATCCCTCGCAACCCCCATGCCAACAAAACGTTTCCTTTTAATTTAGTCTAACAAGTGTTAATGATTTCAGTTTTGGAGATTTGTGACTAAATCTTTGTAGCAAGCTTGGTATAGCTTAGATAGAAGTGCAGAGAGAGGCTACTTTCATTGTTGAGGTTGTACTGTTCTCCAAACGAAACTGGAGTTACACGATCGTTTCTTGTGTCACATCAGCTGTACAGCAGATGTGTGAGTGCATTGCTGTCGGAATGTCTTCTTAGTGAGACCAGGGCATTTATTTGGTAGAGTTAGATGGGCAGGGGTTTCGGGGATGTAGGTGTTGTAAGTATTGTTACTTGAGTACAATCCAAACCAACTAAAACTATTTTGCATCTTAGGCTTAAGAACAACTCGACGTCAACGATCATGATGGTGGTCAATTTTTTATCGGTAAATTACCCTTACTGTTAGTCACGCATACTAGTATCATTACTGATGAATAAGTCAAACCCTCTTGTAACGTAGGTTGCAGATTTAAGGTCTATGTGTTGTTGGCACTCCATATCTATCCTTAATTAATAAAGCTAGTGTCcttgctttaaaaaaatcatcagaatataaattaaaataatcaacatAAAACAAGGAAGATTTTTATCATGTGGAATTACAAATTTCTAGTAAGCTCGTTggatttcatttaaattatccTTTTTCTCTGTGATATTCTATTTAGGAAACAGTCTGGCTAAtttggaattctttttttaaatgaagcaaATCCTTTTGAAAGTAAAAGGAGTCATCAGATATTTATTtgagtgttctctctctcgctctttctcgtccatcaaaaaccagtccccaaagacacaggagtttacgaaatcccttgcctcgactgtgaccaatcttatagcagcttcacaggcaaatcactcccccaaagatcaattcagcataaacgttcagttaggtacggacatcAGAGCTgaactatttttaaccacataaataaccataaccacagaataaactgggatATGTCTCGTATAacttatagcagcaattgtctgttcaaaagccataaggtggaatcagccttgattaaacaaagaaatgcaatgaatctctcaagaggcgcctgggattcaggatattatacagtagataaaatattcctccaaccagcgattaagaagactaaaaagaaattgtcaactggagtgtcttaacggctgacctatggatcttctggtataaataccgcttttctgtaactttttctcattcactatttgcctgaggagagagagagagttcggtctctgaaatatagcctttattttccacattttggcgttccTATGGGctcccctgtatatatatatatatatatatatatatatatatatatatatatatatatatatatatatatatatatatatatatattatatatatattattccccttaTCCACAGGTCTAAGACCCTCTGGTTCACTCATATGCAGTGTACTGTGATCCAGTGAAAAACTGGATTGGAAAACTCCAAAATTTTTCCATCGCCCGGCAAGTAAGAATGGGCTGTACCCTGTGTTGCCACCTCAGGTTTTTAAATAGTACCATATTCTCCCCCTAAAGTGtaccaaataaaagcaaaaagttcCAAATTTGGCAAATTTGTCAAATCATGTTTTCAGGTGAATATTGTCGTCCTCCTCAGTATTTGTAGACACCACGgatctttcattcatattatttttaacaatgcCATCTGTTGAGGGTTACCTTGATTTACAATCTGATTCACTGACAATGCCTTGCTGTATAACAAAGCATTCAATGTTTCTGTCTACAGTCTTGATCGCTGCTTAGTCTTAATGAGGTTAACTAGAGAAGAAATCCTCTCAGCTGCTACTGAAGAGTGAGGAAGGAGCAATAACTTAATCATTAAATACGATATGTTTTTAAATCTCAACTCATCCCCACAATTTTCTTGGGAAACAGCAGACCAAAAATTTTCAGGGTTAgtttcattagaaagaggtaagTCAAATAAAGTCAACTCCCTCCATTCTTTATTAAGCTCTTCATAACCATCTTCCTCAACAATGTTTGGGAATTTCACTGCCCAAGGACGTCTTACTTTTGCACGACCCAAAGCTTCACGTAGTTCTAAATTTGCAAACATACCAGAGGTTAAGAAGCGTTCGAACACCTGTTTGGATAAAGAGATGTAAAAGTTCAAGGTTCTCACATGAAATTCATATAAACTTTCCTTAGTTATCTTTGATGTGGATTCTATGCTAATGCTCTCTACCCTTGCCCCACGATATATGTGTTTTAAAGGTCGATAATTTGAGGGACCATTGACATCTATTTTACTTAAATCCGAATTTTTCAGTGGTTCTATCTTCATAAAATTGCTAAGTATAGCCTTTGTGCCACTGTTAATAGATCCCTTCTGTTTGTGTACTCTAAACGATGTTGCTAGGAATTCTAGATTCACTTTATTTACTGATGACAGGATAAAAGCTAAGAATGCAAAATGCATTTTGGTTACTGGATTCTGTAACTGCTCTAACACTAATGAAGCCACAGCTATTCCATCTTCTAGTGATGCTGATGTAAAATATAATGTAAGTGCCTGCCATTGTTCAAGGGTTCCTTTTACCACTTCCTCAAGGGACAACCTACGTGCGCAACTGGGATGTAGCAACCTGTGTGGttgaatttcagtaaatttctgaaattctGCATATTCTGACATTCTTATGGGATTATtcattatgtatgaatatatatttcttgctaATTCTTCTATTCCAGTAGGAGGTTCACGGCAAGCACTGGAGGCGCACAAATGTATGGAATAGCAAACACAACCTTGAACATGTAGATGAGGAAGCTTTAACTGAAGCAATGCTTTTACACCCCATTTGGCTCCCATCATAACACTTGCATTATCACTTAGAAATCCTATTAAATTTTGCAGGGGTATTCGGTGGGTTTCAAAGAAGTCGATGATTGATTTGTAAATTCCTTGTGCAGAACGGTCTTTTGTATCcagtaaagttaaaaaattatcCTTTGTTCTTTGGACCGGTATATCACAGAAACGAGTTACTAAGACAAGATGCTTGGTGGTTGATAAATCAGTAGATTCATCGATTATCAATGATAACTTTACATTCCTTAGATCAGATGCAAGGGTTTGAAAATACGATTTTCCTAAAAACTGGAGAAAGATCCCAGTTGCTTTTGCTCGTGCacacttaatttctttttcaatggATGAATCTGGACAAACATTTTTAAGAAACCCTGGCAAGTGATCCATAATAGCTATTGGGAGGTTATGCTCCGCAACAAAAGCACAGCATTTTATTTCTacctctgcaatttttttttcaaagctggGGCCGGCTGACGGCTGAAAGAATGACGACTTTCCGGGACTCATCTCtgcttttcatattctttatatgcATTCCAGCCTTGAGATGTCTTTCAAGTAATGTCACACTTCCAACCAAGTCACAGTTACACACCTTACAAGCTGCTATATTCTCAGATTTACTGCTTCTCATAATCCAAGATGACAATCTTTCATCATCCAACCATTTAGCTTGAAATTTATGGTCATATTTAACTTTCTTTCTAGGTGATACGTCACTTACTTCATCCTCCTTGGAAATATCTCTTG is part of the Macrobrachium rosenbergii isolate ZJJX-2024 chromosome 41, ASM4041242v1, whole genome shotgun sequence genome and encodes:
- the LOC136826817 gene encoding uncharacterized protein isoform X2; translated protein: MQIFSIFGLVFAIAGLAKCTAKEVGYPLEESIPIIAAFDLSETLNNMINQPDVIEIPLNPTGVVKTKLYDLLREAYLKDVEKDRLQSESDDKEKVKDLNATLVEDSSAPLNRTRRQARVVDVPIPTLLGHVPGPDDPDTDVCERDEVLLDDGDCYELLEQGSCEDDEFVIMDPNTRKGFCAPRLCPPGRVFLFSDQLCHDPREAGLCPPGRMLFTSSFGTPLCGCPDGTYEEDDDLDDNVCEPILGQIPNCPSGEVFWFTDFRSPPACRPDPCKGLNLKRGPEDLPYVPALVDRKCYKIGSQPSFCKSDQFYSLSLKYLRGVCSTLDEAGYTVLDDGDVSSLTNTFGEFITKDSGSSKPRVTAKPRISSSKPTLLSFKPSRRPPKITPAGTSLLPSPEIGAPVMKMENASVYQNPIIIGQSVVANHHPALNEVDPRQPVLALAPTHMNAFSTPLITVNGSTTMLGFVAGMFPTHHFGKRSTDSDNQGRESTSRHGSVSSEGAARAPRHHRRKRSPLPFASPGNVIEPGLTSCRAGAIRDINAKCRNTVLPSRFPPSRPTRDVSPTKPSPSCPGGGYWGLGRTCSSSSSGVASVINRLGLG